GGGAGTGAAGCCGGGAGTGCTCCTTCGGTCGGGCTCCGCCCTCCCTGCGGAGCACTCCCGCTCGTTGCCCATCCACCCTCTGGGAGATATGCTTAGCCACACATAAAGAAGACTGGCCGTGTAAACCATGTATGCGGTTTATTGTGTAAACCATGAATGGATTGCACAAGACAAGGGCTCCGCCCGCAGTCGAACCGGTGGGGGGGACGGAACCAGCGAGATCGTGAGATAGGAGGCCCCGCCCGCGGTCGAGCCGGAGGGGGCACACGCGGCGTCCCAGGAGCGAATATCAGCCGGCCCGGGCAGCAGCCGATGGGCGGCGGCATTCGAGTGCTCAAGGCCCCCCGGGCCGGTTGACGGCCGCAGACCTCCCCTTTATACTTTTCCCATGAACGATTTGCGCCATGGATGCCCGAGATTCCTGTGGAGGACGGTCCTGGCCGGATTGATCCTGTCGGGCGGGCTGGCAGTCTTCTGTTCCCTGGTCCTGGCCCAAGGCGGGAGCAGTGGCGGCGCGGCAAACTCCAATAGCCCCAAGGAAAGGATTCAGGTCGACGTAGACCTCGTCAACGTCCTTTTCACTGCCCGTGACAAGAAAGGGAACCTGGTTCCAAACCTGACTCGAGACCGTGTCAGGGTTTTCGAAGACGGCCGGCTGCAGACCATCACCAACTTTTCCCGAGAGTCGAATCAGCCCCTGGCAGTCGTCCTGCTGATGGATAGCAGCTCCAGCGCCAGGGCCAGCCTCAAAGTGCAGCAGGAAGCTGCCATCGACTTCTTCCACAACACCATCCAGCGCAAGCGGGACAAAGGAATGCTGATGACCTTTGACTCGACCATCGACGTGCTGCAGGACTTCGTGGACGATCCCGACAGGCTGTCCAAGGCCGTCAAGTCAGTGAGAATCGGTGGCGGGACCAAGATGTACGACGCCATTCAGGTCGCCTGCCTGGAGAAACTGGCGGGGCTGACCGGACCGAGACGCATCCTGGTACTCATCGGCGACGGCGACGACAACATGAGCTATGAAACGTTCGACTCGGCCGTAGCCATCGCTCAGCGATCCGAAGTATCCGTTTACACCATCAGCACCAACAACAGCGGATTCTTCGGGATGTCGCAGCCCAAGCAGGACAAGCTCCTGAAGCGTCTGGCCGAGGTCACCGGAGGCAGAGCTTACTTCCCGCCCAAGATCGACGACCTGGCCATGAGCTTCTTTCGAATTTCAGAGGAACTGCGCAGCCAGTACTCGGTGGCCTACCGCTCCACCAACTCCAGCCGCGATGGCGCCTTCCGTCGGATCAAGATCAACATAAAAGGCAAAAAGGTCAAGCTGCAGTACCGGAAGGGATACTACGCGCCCACCAGTTAGGGCCCTTGCTCCATGCTGAAGCCGCAAACCCATCTTCAAAGGCTTTCGATTCTCGGTTGCCTGATTGCCCTCAGCCTGTCAACGGGTCTGCAACTGCCTGCCCAGTCCCCCCCGGGCGGGGGCACAGAGC
The sequence above is drawn from the Acidobacteriota bacterium genome and encodes:
- a CDS encoding VWA domain-containing protein — protein: MNDLRHGCPRFLWRTVLAGLILSGGLAVFCSLVLAQGGSSGGAANSNSPKERIQVDVDLVNVLFTARDKKGNLVPNLTRDRVRVFEDGRLQTITNFSRESNQPLAVVLLMDSSSSARASLKVQQEAAIDFFHNTIQRKRDKGMLMTFDSTIDVLQDFVDDPDRLSKAVKSVRIGGGTKMYDAIQVACLEKLAGLTGPRRILVLIGDGDDNMSYETFDSAVAIAQRSEVSVYTISTNNSGFFGMSQPKQDKLLKRLAEVTGGRAYFPPKIDDLAMSFFRISEELRSQYSVAYRSTNSSRDGAFRRIKINIKGKKVKLQYRKGYYAPTS